The DNA window CTTCCACCTCAGCAAGGGCCCGTAGACCGGGCTCACATGGTCGCGGCAGAGGAGGGCTCACGAGAGATGGTGATCGCCATAGCCGGGACCCGGGCACACATGGTGCGTTGATCAAGAATTACCGTGGTCTCCATCGGCAACCCAGACCCGGAACTGGTGGATGGCTTCACTGAGATTGAGCGGTCCGCATGCCACCTCGAAGCGGTTGTCGACCACGCGGGCAATGAGCCAGTCGTGCTTGCTGCGGTGGACTTCATGCTTAGGGAACTTCAGGCCGTCCATCGCAGTTGCCTGCAGGTCGACTTTCAGGAACCAGCCAGGATTGTCGAGCGTCTCGATCGACACGCCGTACTCGTGTTCCCACTCTCCATCGCACTGGGTGGTGTACCACCCCTGAAGCCACGTCAAGGCGTCAGGCCCGTCGTAGTGGAACTGGAGATCTTGTCCGGTCACCCGGCCATGATGCCGAAAATAGTTCCGCTCCAACATCCGCTCATCGGCACGAGCGTGCGTCGGGCCGCCAACGGCTCGTGACGACTCGTCGCGGCCCGCCGTCGGCTCAGTGGTGGGACTTGCTTATCGCGGCCGCTGACCTGATGTGGCTTGGCTGAGACCGCGGCTTGGTGCCGGTGGGGTCGTTGGGAGAGCGTTCACGGGATCATCCGCGCTGAGTCGCGGTTGTTTCGGTCAGCGGAGGCGGCCGGGCCGCTGCCATCCCAAGTCCCGGCGTTCTGCGTCCTCTCTGGGATATCGAGCAGCGAACGCCGGCGGGAAAGCCCGATCTTCGAGTGGCGCGCATGTGGGTGGAATCTGCGCCGGAGTTGGCTCCGGGAACCATAGGGTTCGTCCGTCTCGCGCCTCTCGCGCCTCTCGCGCCGCTCGACTGGCGAGACCTGCAGGCAGGCCAGTCAATCACCATGCACGAGGGCACACACCCGCAGTCGGAGCAGGCACCGTCATCGAAGTAGCCGGACCGGTCCGACAGCGGTGACAGCACGCAACGCGCCAGGTCGATGTCAGGCGTATCGAACCGGATGACCACGCTCGACGACACGCGCGATCGGCGGCAGATCAGTGCGTTCGCCGCCTCGACAAACCTTGCGTTTCGACGGCTATGGCCGGGCGAATCCTCCGCCGTCGCCAGGCCGCAACCGCCCCGCTTGCGGGTCGAAGCAGACAAGTCCAAAACGGGCTGCCAGTTCTGCTGCGCAGAGCGACACCTCAGCGGCTCGGCTGTAGCTGAGCGTGATGTAGGCGATCGGTCCGGAGACGGAGACTCCCGACGAGTACGGACTGTCCTCGGAATCCTCGGGCCAGCGTGCCAGCAGGGCCTCAGCGAAGGCAGCGACAGGACCGACCGGTTCCGTCAGCCAATCGCCCTCGAGGTGCCGCCTGAACAGATTCTCGAAGGTCGCCTTCCCGCCAGCATCGGTTGTCGGCTGCGGCCCTTCCCACACGGCCAAGTCATAGCTCACGAGTAGCAGTATGCCGGGACGCTGCGGCGCCTCTACCCGGCGGCACGACGGCCTGCGCCCGGCATGACAGCATGTCGTTCACCATGATCAATGAGGCGACGACAGGGGACCACAATGATCGACATGCAGGTGCGTAGCGCGAGCGGTGAGGTGGTGGTTCATGGCGCGAATGGCATCCGATGGTCCGAGGCGCTGGCGCGGCTGGATCCAGAGGACTTCCCGTTTTTGAGTAGCTTGCTGCCATATGCGGATGCCATCTTCAATTCAAGGCAGACCGAGAGGCTGCGGCGGGAACTCTCCGATCAAAATGTTCGAACCATCATCGGAGAAGACGCCGCGGTGGAAGCTGAAAGACTCAGCAGGAAAGTCGAGGAGGGTTCCCATCTGTATTTGTGGTTCGTGGGCGACTGACTCACGTTCCGCCTGCTCAAGCGGGCGCCGGGTTGGACCGCTCCGCGGTCCCGGGCGCTCTGGCCCTCTTGAAGCAGGACCCAGCCCATCTTTGCTGAACGGTTAACGTCGGGATACCATACGAATAAGAGTACGGTTGGCGTTCCGTTATCCTCGCCGGAGGTCGTGATGGCCGGACTGATCGTCGTGGGCGTCGATGGCACCGACACGTCGATGCGGGCGGCCGCCTACGCCGTCGGCCTGGCCCGCCGGCAGGACGCCCGGCTGGTCGGCGTCTACGTCCGGCCGTTCGCGAGCAGCATGGTCTCGATCGCCGACACCTACGGTTCCGCGGTCGCTTCCGAGGTCGAGGCGCAGAACGAGGTGGAGAGCCAGTTCCGTGACACGGTGGTGCGCGAGCGCCCGCGCCTCGGCGTCGACTTCGAGCTGGTGGTGCGGCACGGTGACCCGTTCGCCGAGCTCTGCCGGGTGGCCTGTGAGAGAGCCGCCGACGCGGTGATCGTGGGCCGCTCCGAGCAACCCCTGCACCGGTTCGCCGGCTCGGTGGCGCAGCGCCTGACCCGCTGCGGCCGCTGGCCGGTGACCGTCGTCCCCTGAGCGGCTGACCGGCTCAGGAGCGGCGGGCTGCCGCCGATCGTACGGATATGCACAGTCGGGCCGGGGAGCCGTCGCGCTGGATGGGCGTGGGGCACAGCGCGAGCGCGGAGGCGGAGACCGCCGGCAAGGACGCCGCGGCGCAGGCCGCCGGCGGGCGGGAGCCGGGTCTGCTGATCGTCTTCTCCTCCACCGGGTACGACTTCGACCGCCTGCTCGACGGCGTCCGCGGGGAGGCCGGCGCGGGCACCGCCATCATCGGCTGCACCACCACCGGCGGGATCGCCGGCGGACCCGGCGGCGCCGATGCCGGGGTCGTCGTGACGGCCCTGGGCGGATCCGGTCTGGAGGTCCGCACCGCGGTCGGGCGGGACGTCTCGGCCCGGCCGCAGGAGGCCGGCGCCGACGCTGCTGCCGGGGTGGCCGGGCTGACCCGGGAGCACCGGGCCGGGCTGCTGCTCTGCGACGGGCTCGCCGGGGTGCAGCACGAGGTGGTGCGCGGGGCGTACTCGGTGGTGAGCGCGGTGGTGCCGCTGGTCGGCGGATGCGCCGGGGACGACATGACGTTCCGCCGCACCCACCAGTTCATCGGCGACCGCGACGGCGTGGAGGTGCTGACCGACGCGGTCGTCGGGCTCGGCCTCGGCTCCGACGCGCGGATCGGCGTCGGCATCGCGCACGGCTGGCAGAAGCAGGGCGAGCCGATGGTGGTGACCCGCAGCGACAAGGGCCGCCTGTACGAGCTCGACGGCGATCCGGCCCTCGACGTCTACCTGCAACGCCTCCGGGCCGACCGTTCGCTGGCCGCCGACGGGCAGGCGTTCCAGAACGCCTCCTTCGCCAAACCGCTGGGGCTGTCCCGGCGTACCGGGGAGGACATCCGCACCGCCCACGCCGCCGACCTGAAGGACGGCTCGCTGGTGTTCATCGCCGACGTGCCGCAGGGTGCGCTGGTGTGGGAGATGGCCACCGACGAGGACGCGCTGATCGCCGCCGGCGCGGAGTCGTGCCGCCAGGCGGTCGACGCGCTCGACGGCGCCGGGGTGGCCGGTGTGCTCGTCTTCGACTGCGGCATCCGCAAGGCCCGGCTCGGCCCCGAGGGCGTCGCGCAGGAGATCGCCGCCATGGAGCAGGCGATCGCCGGGGCTCCGATGGCCGGCTTCTACACGTACGGCGAGGTCGCCCGCACCCGGGGCGCCCGCGGCATGCACTTCCTGACCGTCGTGACGCTCGCGGTCGCCTGAGGGCGGCCGCCTGTGGCCCTGCACTGGTCGACCCACCAGCTCACCGAGTTCTTCTCGGCGGTCAGCGCCTCCGGCGACGCCGACGCCGCGGTCCGGATCGCGGTCCCGCGGGCGCTGGAGGCCCTCGACGCCGACGCCGGCGCCGTCGTCCTGGACGGCGAGACGGGCGTACGGGGGCTCACCGGCCTGCCCGGGGAGATCCGCGCCGAGCAGCTGAGCGCCGCCGTCGCCGGGGAGCCGATCATCGACCTGCCGCTGCTCGGCGAGGTGAACAGCGCGTACGCGGCTCTCGGCAGCGGCATCGGCGGCGGTCTCGTGGTCGCGCGCCTGGACGACGAGTTCAGCGCCGAGGAACGCCAGATGCTGCAGGGCATGGCCCAGGTGCTCGGGCTGGCGCTGCGCAACCTGCGGACCCTGGCCACCGAACGGGCGCTGCGGGAGGAGGGCGCCCGGCGGCAGGCCCTGCTGGAGACCCTGCTCGCCGTCCAGCGGTCGATCTCCCGGCGGGAGCCGCTGCAATCGGTGCTCGACGCGATCACCGTCGGGGCGTCCGGGCTGCTCGGGCAGGTCCCGGTCGCGCTGGCGCTGTGCGACCCGGCCGAGCCGGGCCGGCTGATCGTGGCGTCCCGGGCGCACTGGCCCGAGCCGGCCACCACCGCGAGCGTCGTGCTCGGTCCCGCCGCCGACGCGATCGAGGCGGGGCAGACGGTACGGCGTACCAGCCCGTCCGGCGACCGGATCACCGCCACGCCCGTGCACGCCCGCGGCGACGTCGCCGGGAGCCTGGTCGCGGCCGGGCTCGGCGACACCGACACCTCACACGTGATGACGGCGCTGAGCCAGCAGATCAGCATCGCCCTGACCGACGCCCGCACGGTCGAGGCGATGCGTGAGGCCTACCGGGACCCGCTCACCGGGCTGCCCAACCGCAGGCTCTTCGCGGAACGCCTGGACCAGTCGCTGACCGGCGAGCAGTGCCGTGCCGTCGTGCTCCTCTTCATCGACCTGGACCGGTTCAAGGCGGTGAACGACACCCTCGGCCACAACGCGGGCGACGAACTGCTCGCGGCGGTGAGCGAACGCATCCGCGGTCAGCTGCGGCCGTCGGACGTGGCGGGGCGTCTCGGCGGGGACGAGTTCGCCGTACTGATGGAGGATGTGACGATCGAGGATGCCCGCGCGGTCGCCGAGCGGATCGTGGCCCGGACCGCCGAGCCGTTCTCCATCGCCGGCCGCGTCGTGCACATCGGCGCCAGCATCGGCATCGCGGCGGCCGCCGTGGGCGGCGTCGACGCGACGGGAATCCTGGGCAACGCCGACATCGCGATGTACCGCGCCAAGCGGACCGGATCCGGCCGGGTCGTCGTCTACACGGCCGACATGCACGC is part of the Actinoplanes missouriensis 431 genome and encodes:
- a CDS encoding immunity 53 family protein → MTGQDLQFHYDGPDALTWLQGWYTTQCDGEWEHEYGVSIETLDNPGWFLKVDLQATAMDGLKFPKHEVHRSKHDWLIARVVDNRFEVACGPLNLSEAIHQFRVWVADGDHGNS
- a CDS encoding universal stress protein, with protein sequence MAGLIVVGVDGTDTSMRAAAYAVGLARRQDARLVGVYVRPFASSMVSIADTYGSAVASEVEAQNEVESQFRDTVVRERPRLGVDFELVVRHGDPFAELCRVACERAADAVIVGRSEQPLHRFAGSVAQRLTRCGRWPVTVVP
- a CDS encoding FIST signal transduction protein produces the protein MHSRAGEPSRWMGVGHSASAEAETAGKDAAAQAAGGREPGLLIVFSSTGYDFDRLLDGVRGEAGAGTAIIGCTTTGGIAGGPGGADAGVVVTALGGSGLEVRTAVGRDVSARPQEAGADAAAGVAGLTREHRAGLLLCDGLAGVQHEVVRGAYSVVSAVVPLVGGCAGDDMTFRRTHQFIGDRDGVEVLTDAVVGLGLGSDARIGVGIAHGWQKQGEPMVVTRSDKGRLYELDGDPALDVYLQRLRADRSLAADGQAFQNASFAKPLGLSRRTGEDIRTAHAADLKDGSLVFIADVPQGALVWEMATDEDALIAAGAESCRQAVDALDGAGVAGVLVFDCGIRKARLGPEGVAQEIAAMEQAIAGAPMAGFYTYGEVARTRGARGMHFLTVVTLAVA
- a CDS encoding putative bifunctional diguanylate cyclase/phosphodiesterase, with product MALHWSTHQLTEFFSAVSASGDADAAVRIAVPRALEALDADAGAVVLDGETGVRGLTGLPGEIRAEQLSAAVAGEPIIDLPLLGEVNSAYAALGSGIGGGLVVARLDDEFSAEERQMLQGMAQVLGLALRNLRTLATERALREEGARRQALLETLLAVQRSISRREPLQSVLDAITVGASGLLGQVPVALALCDPAEPGRLIVASRAHWPEPATTASVVLGPAADAIEAGQTVRRTSPSGDRITATPVHARGDVAGSLVAAGLGDTDTSHVMTALSQQISIALTDARTVEAMREAYRDPLTGLPNRRLFAERLDQSLTGEQCRAVVLLFIDLDRFKAVNDTLGHNAGDELLAAVSERIRGQLRPSDVAGRLGGDEFAVLMEDVTIEDARAVAERIVARTAEPFSIAGRVVHIGASIGIAAAAVGGVDATGILGNADIAMYRAKRTGSGRVVVYTADMHAGETTRLRLRADLEDAVPGRQLQLTVQPLARLSSGTLDGVEVAVRWRHSSGAVAYAELAALATEAGLIGEIGGWMLRETIACLHDWRAVRPGLTAGVSICAQQIADERFASDVAAALENGSLPGSALVLQATEAALTADPVRAASTLRLLRHCGVRLAVADFGTGPSSLSLLRQFPVDQVRIDRSFVSGMTRSSADLAVVRAIVGAARALDLEIVADGVQDAEQAQALVRMGCHLGQGNHLYGPMEPRLFTTLLRRGQALPRLTDPLTA